The following DNA comes from Musa acuminata AAA Group cultivar baxijiao chromosome BXJ1-4, Cavendish_Baxijiao_AAA, whole genome shotgun sequence.
TCATACATGCTCTACATTGTGACACATAAAGCATAGTCGGTCTTATCATTTtcctaaatatatttattttttaatgagaGGTGTATTCCTTGGGTACATGCTGCACCATATTGATCTATCTtcatttggtgttctactttctttttttattgagcatctttcaatcttccattataaTTTAATGATAGTTTCAGGGTACTATACAAATTATTAGTTAATAATTCATTATGGGGAATCTTGGATGATTGCTTTAAAGAAGTTATCATTATATTATCTGATATCTCAGTGGACTAAGTGAGCTTGTCGAGTTCTTGATGGTTTTTAATTTCTATTTCTAGTCATGTCTGTCTGAGCTTGCAATGCTTTTTTTCTTTAGGTTCTCACTCAATTCTTCTTGTACTTTTTGGTGCTGACAACCATTTTTCTGTACTTTACTGCTAGGACCCACAATTTTCAAAATTCCTTGAAAGTCGAAGATCTGACCTCCACAAGTCCAAAAGTGAAGAAATTGtaagattttttaaattattattttttctacatATTAGATCTGATGATGCTTATTGTCATTCAGTAATAAGATCATATGTATTAGATTTTGAGGGCCTTAACATACAAGGAATACCGAGCTAAGTCTAGCTGGAAGTTTGGAGCTTATTCACTATATGATTTATGATTGATGAGATTGTAGGTTGTATGAATTGAAAACTCTTCCACATGTCTGGTAATTTAGAATTTTCTACATTATTTGGCTTTTTGTTTGACATTATCTAACTTGTATGTGGCTATCAAGAGTTGAATTTTGTAGCTTCAAGACAACATGCACGCTACATATCTTCTGGGAAATTTGAAGCAAAATCTGTAGATCGTTTATGGTGGTTACTAAATTTTAGTTCTTATAATGTTTGGTTGTGCAAGTCTTGTTATGATCTTTTAACATGTAAGTACATGCACAGACAACTCAGCTATATGAACAGCAGTCATCTATCCAGTTTGAATAATTGGTTATATCTTGTTATTGTTTGCCTTTCTGTTATGTACTTTTATTGATTCTCTACTGTATTTGTGGTTAAATTATGAACAAATATCCTAAAATCACTTTTCATGGTAGTATTCAGATGAAGAAGGTGATGCTAATAGTGCTGATGACAATGGCATAAGAGAAAGTGAAACTTCACTTAGTGGCAAGGTTCTTACAAGCTCGACTTTAGATGTTTGGTGTTGGATGGTTATGGAACAGCCAAATAGTTCTACATTCTCTAGCCTGCTTTATGGCTTCCGTGCTGCTTGTCATTATGGGGTGGACTCTGATGAAGTTTCACAACAGAAGATTGCAAATAGAGAGGTTTTCTCTAAGCTTCTGACATTCGTTCTTCAAGAAGCACATGGTATTTTCTGTAGGCTCTTGGGAATTTCGGGTTCAATGAATAAAGAAAACTTGTTGAAGACAACAAAAAAGTCCGAGTGGAAATCTGTGAGACCACTGATCAAGTCATATCTGAGGAGTTCACTCTTCCTTTTGAATCAGGAAATGGACAACCAGATTCTTATGTTTGTCATATCTCAGCTCAGGTTGTCAATTATGTTCTTTGCTGCTTTCCCATCACTGGCAAAGAGGTTGATTAAGGTACTTCAGAGTGTTCTTTACTAAAGATTCGAGTATTTAGCTACGAAATTTGTTAATCAGTTAGATTATAAGAACTGGGGAATAATTTTCAGGGTTTTTAATATTTCCAAACAGGCCATGCCGTAACTCTACATGAAGTTCCAATCATAACAAGAGTTATTACATTTGTTGTGACAAGCCAAATAGTTTACAAAATTGGGGTTTCTATAAAAGAGTAGTTACATGCCCTTGTTATTagcatgataatattacatagatGGCAGTATCATTCCAGTCGTTTCAAATTACTGATTGCAGTTCTCAGCAAAACCAATAAACTTTGTCACCTAATGACTACTATTAACCCTTAAAAAAAGGGAATTTCTCAATGAGGAAAAAAAAACTGTCTTCTTTTCTTActcatcttatattttgatgcagCGATCCATACATTTGTGGGCTACAGGCGATGAGAATCTCTCTGCATGTTCATTTTTTATTATACGGGACATTGCTTCAAAGTTTTCCTCCGACTACCTTGATATATGCCTGATGAGAACATATCGAGCTTTCATAGCAAATTGCAAGTTTATGGACCCCGCAAATCTGAAGCATATTAAATTTCTGATGCACTCTATAGTGGAAATTTATTCCTTAGATATTCAAAAATCATCTCAGAAGGTGCTTGTCTCCGTGCAGCAGCTCGCAAGTATCTTAAGACAGGCTCTTAAGATAAAGAAAAAGGTTTGAAATACCAACATAGCTCTTGTGGAATTATGTTGTTTTTGTTCTACAAGTTCTTGAGTTTTTCATGTGATGAGGTTCATTGCCTGATACAGAGACATGCATAGAAAGTTAATGCTTTTTTTTCCTTGTCATGATGGCCTTATGTATTTTGTGGTGGTATTTGTGTGCATATTGTCATTACTATATCAAATTTGGGGGTAACGTTGACTCGTCTGGGGAGCATCTATCTACAACATGGGCAATTCAAAAATGTGATATGATATTTTCTTAGAAATCTGATAAACACTTATGCAAAAACGAGCAATAAAAAAAACTTTATGAAATGATTGTAGCACATTCTGAAGCAAATTTGAAGCTATAGTTACAAACATTAGATGATGGAAGTAAAATTTTGTTGGGCGTTCAACAAAATTGCAACATCTCCATGTTTCAACTCTTTCTATTTTTTAATATGTTAATGAAGATTCCTAACTACAGTTTCTCTTCGTTCTtaattcctttctttctctcGTTTTGATCATACTGTAAAGAGGACTTGAAACGTGAAGTAAACACTCAAGAAATGAATCTAAAAACCACCAAAAGGATGGCCTAGTGCGTAATGCTCTCCATTAAGGTGCTGGGAGGAACAGATGGATGTAGCtttaattcttgaaaaaaaaatcatggaaCTCTTTGTCTTTCTGGATCATTTCAATCTTAAAGTAGTGGGGATTCCTTTTATCCCTGCTTTGAATTTTCTGCTGTGACAGAGGGTCTGTGAgcatgttctttcttttcttcctttgttAGTTACTTTCTGCAAAGCTATCCGTAGTCGTTTACTTATGAATATGTAGAAATAGTTTATATTAAGTTCATTTCATTGTCTTTTTAATGCAGGAGGAACTCAAAAAGATACATAGCTGGCAGTACATTAACTGCATCAGTGTATGGGTTGAGTTTGTTTCTTGTAACTTCAAGAATTATGACCTACAGCCATTGCTTGTTTTGATTATTGAAATTATAAGGGGGATAGCTCACTTGTTTTCTGGGCCACGTTATTCGCCTTTAAGGTTTAAATGCGTGAAAATACTCAATCAGCTCTCTCTTTCCAGTGGAGTTTTTATTCCTATTGCATCCTTGCTCTTCGACTGCCTAGAACATAGAGGAAATATCAATGTAGACAGAACACAGAGAAGTCATGTTGACTTTTCTTCCTTATTGAAGGTAAAGAAACAGTTTGGTTACTGTAATCTTATGTTTGATGCTATTTCTATGGTGCTAAACCATTTTGATTTCTTTTCTATAATTTGTAGTGTACATTTTATGCTAATAATcagtttttatataaaatattatctgcacaagttttagaaaaaaatacaACTGCTTTCCAATTTGGTACAAGTACATTGAGGAACCTTTATTGAAGGCTGTAAGTCCACTGGCTGGCAGGGATCATCACAAAGTCCTACACATTTTAGCCTATGATATTGAACAAACTGATATAAACACTTATGTTGAAATGGATTTTGATGAAGATGCAAAAGCTGGGGACAAACAGTTGACAAACCAATGTCTCTTTATTTCCATTCCATATCAGTCCTCTTTCCTTGGGATGCAAACTGCTAATGCTCGTTAGTCCTCGTTTTGGGGATACATGTTCCAACTAAAaggcattgatttgcatttgtctcCTATTGCTGGAATAATAATTACTATGACCTGAATAATGTggctataatttaaaaataatcctTTTCAGGATCTTCTAATATTGACTATGCTTGTAGTTAATTCTTAAAATAATCCTCATTTTTGTTTCATGTGTAGTAATATTCTAATAATGTTCTTTTTTTCGCTGGTAAAACAGGCACCCAAACAACTGCTCAAATCACGAGACTTTCATGAGGAGAGTATTCTTACAGCTATTCAGTTGCTTTCAGAGCATTTTTCTCAATGGAGCTATCATATAACTTTTCCTGAATTAACAACCATTCCACTGATTCTCCTGAAGAGATTCCATGAGAATACAACTCTTGAAAGTGTTCGTCGTACTGTTAAGCGTTTGATGGACCAGGTAACCGGACAATAAAAGAATTATTCTCTTATCAGTAAGCAAATGATTGATCTAAACACGAGCTAAGTCTTATGAGGATGTCGGACCAAAAGATGTTGTACAGTGCATTAGTTACTAAGTTCTTTCTACTCAGTACTGCAAATATGAGGAACCAGTGGTTCACTATTGTCTTTTCCCTTCAAATGCAGGC
Coding sequences within:
- the LOC135671884 gene encoding protein REBELOTE-like isoform X1, with amino-acid sequence MAKKLGKKARKFAKKNLPSVMKRQRKLNSMFKKKSAPRRLKVSNEVFLEESNKSKNVQQTHGDHEGMILDEAVYNNDLGDLFHQDDYDLDEDASVSDGYISEDPECPYISESEDEICSEEKSDDAPILLQNREIYQEIAKQKRKLDKLCVKDPQFSKFLESRRSDLHKSKSEEIYSDEEGDANSADDNGIRESETSLSGKVLTSSTLDVWCWMVMEQPNSSTFSSLLYGFRAACHYGVDSDEVSQQKIANREVFSKLLTFVLQEAHGIFCRLLGISGSMNKENLLKTTKKSEWKSVRPLIKSYLRSSLFLLNQEMDNQILMFVISQLRLSIMFFAAFPSLAKRLIKRSIHLWATGDENLSACSFFIIRDIASKFSSDYLDICLMRTYRAFIANCKFMDPANLKHIKFLMHSIVEIYSLDIQKSSQKVLVSVQQLASILRQALKIKKKEELKKIHSWQYINCISVWVEFVSCNFKNYDLQPLLVLIIEIIRGIAHLFSGPRYSPLRFKCVKILNQLSLSSGVFIPIASLLFDCLEHRGNINVDRTQRSHVDFSSLLKAPKQLLKSRDFHEESILTAIQLLSEHFSQWSYHITFPELTTIPLILLKRFHENTTLESVRRTVKRLMDQAQQNSEFIQRKRDEVSFSPEDQSSVDSFLQLEKNDKSAPFGRFYASTRHTSISQNMIH
- the LOC135671884 gene encoding protein REBELOTE-like isoform X2: MILDEAVYNNDLGDLFHQDDYDLDEDASVSDGYISEDPECPYISESEDEICSEEKSDDAPILLQNREIYQEIAKQKRKLDKLCVKDPQFSKFLESRRSDLHKSKSEEIYSDEEGDANSADDNGIRESETSLSGKVLTSSTLDVWCWMVMEQPNSSTFSSLLYGFRAACHYGVDSDEVSQQKIANREVFSKLLTFVLQEAHGIFCRLLGISGSMNKENLLKTTKKSEWKSVRPLIKSYLRSSLFLLNQEMDNQILMFVISQLRLSIMFFAAFPSLAKRLIKRSIHLWATGDENLSACSFFIIRDIASKFSSDYLDICLMRTYRAFIANCKFMDPANLKHIKFLMHSIVEIYSLDIQKSSQKVLVSVQQLASILRQALKIKKKEELKKIHSWQYINCISVWVEFVSCNFKNYDLQPLLVLIIEIIRGIAHLFSGPRYSPLRFKCVKILNQLSLSSGVFIPIASLLFDCLEHRGNINVDRTQRSHVDFSSLLKAPKQLLKSRDFHEESILTAIQLLSEHFSQWSYHITFPELTTIPLILLKRFHENTTLESVRRTVKRLMDQAQQNSEFIQRKRDEVSFSPEDQSSVDSFLQLEKNDKSAPFGRFYASTRHTSISQNMIH